One stretch of Mangifera indica cultivar Alphonso chromosome 9, CATAS_Mindica_2.1, whole genome shotgun sequence DNA includes these proteins:
- the LOC123226082 gene encoding transcription factor BIM3-like translates to MVKSSNPRLEEDEEADLDEELLHGNTPSSAYKGEEMKVEGKSSEQKTNAHRSKHSETEQRRRSKINERFQTLRDLIPQNDQKRDKASFLLEVIEYIQFLRDKLNMYEGSYQGWSQEPTKLIPWRNQNGPAESYMEHAQVLKNGSSHENNIVTPAMLTNAQNSMESDMGTSAVYKATDFAPGSASPMVPFNVHAQPNMYAPVGRGTMPTQSLQESISDAENMSYQHQSQFWPGRACATDCAILNGSLNEQDLLIESGSSSISSAYSQGVLNTLTQALQSSGVDLSQANISVQIDVRKSVVSGQTVMASSSKDQEKQYQDNLVMAQTEVQSFDEDSVLVRKRLRTE, encoded by the exons ATGGTGAAATCTTCCAACCCTCGCCTTGAAGAAGACGAAGAAGCCGACCTCGACGAGGAGCTCCTACACGGAAACACTCCCTCCTCTGCCTACAAAG GTGAAGAAATGAAGGTAGAGGGCAAGAGCAGTGAACAGAAGACGAACGCGCATCGGTCGAAGCATTCGGAGACAGAGCAGCGGAGGAGAAGTAAAATCAATGAGAG ATTTCAGACATTGAGAGATCTAATACCTCAAAATGATCAGAAAAGAGATAAGGCATCATTTCTTTTAGAG GTTATAGAGTACATTCAGTTTTTACGAGACAAGTTAAATATGTATGAGGGGTCATATCAAGGGTGGAGTCAAGAGCCAACCAAACTGATTCCATGG AGAAACCAGAATGGCCCTGCAGAAAGTTATATGGAACATGCTCAAGTTTTAAAGAATGGTTCTAGTCATGAGAACAATATTGTTACTCCTGCAATGCTCACAAATGCACAGAACTCAATGGAATCTGATATGGGCACATCTGCAGTATACAAAGCTACTGACTTTGCCCCTGGGTCAGCTTCTCCTATGGTTCCCTTCAATGTACATGCCCAACCAAACATGTATGCTCCTGTGGGGAGGGGCACCATGCCGACCCAATCATTACAGGAATCAATTTCTGATGCTGAGAACATGAGTTACCAGCACCAATCACAGTTCTGGCCTGGCAGAGCCTGTGCAACTGACTGTGCCATTCTTAATGGTTCCCTGAATGAACAAGACCTTTTGATTGAAAGTGGGTCATCTAGCATTTCAAGTGCCTACTCTCAAGG GGTATTGAATACTCTGACCCAAGCACTGCAATCATCAGGTGTGGATCTGTCACAAGCGAACATCTCAGTGCAAATTGATGTTAGAAAAAGTGTAGTAAGTGGACAAACTGTCATGGCATCCAGTTCAAAG GATCAAGAGAAGCAATATCAAGACAATCTAGTGATGGCACAAACTGAAGTTCAGAGCTTTGATGAGGATTCTGTGCTGGTCCGCAAGAGGCTCAGAACTGAATAA
- the LOC123225391 gene encoding rhamnogalacturonan I rhamnosyltransferase 1-like — MCKVEKSNEKCECRKKQWEILGFKYFLGKNNKGEKMKCSANAMAMGASNSKSRIKLWVIRAIITILLWTCFVQLMTLREILGPRLLKGWPSSFTHSDLSLSAELSSLPTEAVLPPKRIYKNNGYLMVSCNGGLNQMRAAICDMVAIARYLNVTLIVPELDKTSFWNDPSEFQDIFDVEHFISSLRDEVRILKELPPRLKRRVELGMFYSLPPISWSDISYYHNQILPLLQKYKVVHLNKTDARLANNGLPIEIQKLRCRVNFNALRFTSQIEELGKRVVRILREKVPFLVLHLRYEMDMLAFSGCTHGCSSEEVEELTRMRYAYPWWKEKLINSEVKRKEGLCPLTPEETGIVLTAIGIDRNVQIYIAAGEIYGGERGMATLAKAFPNLVRKETLLGPSDLKLFQNHSSQMAALDYLVSLESDIFVPTYDGNMAKVVEGHRRYLGFKKTILLNRRLLVDLIDRYKNGSMSWDEFSLTVKEAHADLMGSPKLRAVIPDKPKEEDYFYSNPHECFQLFDEPFRNT, encoded by the exons ATGTGTAAAGTGGAGAAGAGTAATGAGAAGTGTGAGTGCAGGAAAAAGCAGTGGGAGATATTGGGGTTTAAGTACTTTCTGGGTAAAAATAATAAGGGGGAGAAGATGAAGTGTTCTGCAAATGCAATGGCAATGGGGGCTTCAAATTCAAAGTCTCGGATTAAGTTGTGGGTGATAAGAGCAATCATAACGATTTTGCTATGGACTTGTTTTGTTCAGTTAATGACATTGAGGGAGATTTTGGGGCCAAGATTGCTGAAGGGTTGGCcttcttctttcacccattctgatttgtctttgtctgcTGAATTGTCTTCTCTTCCCACTGAAGCAGTTCTTCCACCAAAGA GGATTTATAAGAACAATGGCTATTTGATGGTTTCTTGCAATGGAGGACTCAATCAAATGCGGGCTGCA ATTTGTGACATGGTCGCCATTGCTAGGTACTTAAATGTCACTCTTATTGTCCCAGAGCTTGATAAAACTTCATTCTGGAATGATCCAAG TGAGTTCCAAGACATTTTTGATGTTGAACATTTCATATCTTCATTGAGAGATGAGGTTCGCATATTGAAAGAATTGCCACCAAGGCTTAAAAGAAGAGTTGAACTGGGAATGTTCTACTCATTGCCTCCCATTAGTTGGTCTGACATTTCTTACTACCATAATCAG ATTCTTCCTCTGCTGCAAAAGTACAAGGTTGTACATCTAAACAAAACTGATGCAAGGCTTGCTAACAATGGACTACCTATTGAGATTCAGAAGTTGCGGTGCCGAGTGAATTTCAATGCGCTGAGATTTACTTCCCAGATAGAGGAATTGGGGAAAAGGGTTGTGAGGATTTTGAGGGAAAAGGTCCCATTTCTGGTACTTCATCTCAGATATGAAATGGACATGTTAGCTTTTTCTGGATGCACTCATGGCTGCAGTAGTGAGGAGGTTGAAGAACTCACCAGAATGAG ATATGCTTATCCATGGTGGAAGGAAAAACTGATAAACTCTGAGGTGAAAAGGAAAGAAGGTTTGTGCCCTTTGACACCAGAAGAAACAGGCATAGTTTTAACTGCAATAGGCATCGATCGCAATGTTCAAATTTACATTGCTGCTGGGGAAATATATGGTGGAGAAAGAGGGATGGCAACTTTGGCAAAGGCTTTTCCTAATTTG GTTAGAAAAGAGACTCTACTGGGACCATCAGATTTGAAGCTTTTCCAAAATCATTCTTCACAAATGGCGGCACTAGATTACCTTGTATCCCTGGAGAGTGATATATTTGTTCCTACATATGATGGAAACATGGCTAAAGTTGTTGAAGGCCATCGCAG ATACTTGGGGTTCAAGAAGACAATTTTATTGAACAGAAGGCTTCTGGTTGATTTAATTGACAGATACAAGAATGGTTCAATGAGCTGGGATGAGTTCTCCCTCACTGTGAAGGAAGCTCATGCTGATCTAATGGGCAGCCCAAAGCTACGAGCAGTAATTCCAGATAAACCGAAGGAAGAAGACTACTTTTATTCCAATCCACATGAATGTTTTCAGTTGTTTGATGAACCATTCAGAAACACATGA
- the LOC123224709 gene encoding U3 small nucleolar ribonucleoprotein protein IMP3 has protein sequence MRQLKFHEKKLLKKVNFLEWKREGGHREAKVMQRYHVTGRDDYKKYSGLCRMVQKLVNILKQMDPRDPFRIEMSDMLLEKLYNMGVIPSRKSLALCDRLSVSSFCRRRLSTLLVRSKFAEHLKEAVTYIEQGHVRVGPETVTDPAFLVTRNMEDFVTWVDSSKIKRKVMEYNDKLDDYDAMN, from the exons ATGAGGCAGTTGAAGTTTCATGAAAAGAAGCTCTTAAAGAAAGTCAACTTCTTGGAATGGAAAAGAGAAGGTGGGCACAGAGAAGCCAAGGTCATGCAACGTTACCACGTCACCGGCCGAGACGATTACAAGAA gtATTCTGGTTTATGCCGGATGGTGCAAAAGCTAGTAAACATATTGAAGCAGATGGACCCAAGAGATCCTTTCCGTATTGAGATGAGTGATATGCTTTTAGAGAAACT ATATAACATGGGTGTAATACCAAGCAGGAAAAGCTTGGCATTGTGTGATCGCTTATCGGTTTCATCCTTCTGTAG GCGGAGGCTTTCAACTCTTTTGGTGAGGTCAAAGTTTGCTGAGCACTTGAAAGAAGCTGTCACATACATTGAACAGGGACATGTTCGGGTTGGTCCGGAGACTGTTACAGACCCTGCATTCCTTGTTACAAGGAATATGGAAGACTTTGTTACATGGGTAGATTCATCTAAGATAAAGAGGAAGGTCATGGAGTATAATGATAAGTTGGATGATTATGATGCAATGAATTAA